In the genome of Ancylomarina subtilis, one region contains:
- the gcvT gene encoding glycine cleavage system aminomethyltransferase GcvT, which yields MKRTAFTSFHEELGAKMAEFAGYNMPIEYTGIKDEHMCVREKLGVFDVSHMGEFWVKGPKAFSFVQRLTTNDVAALTDGKIQYSCFPNGKGGIVDDLLVYCIDSETYLLVVNAANIEKDWAWCCKNAEEMGLEVGKELYNASDEICQLAVQGPLALKAMQKLIDVPVEDMEYYTFKKVNMAGIENVIFSTTGYTGSGGCEIYVANEDGEKLWNAVMEAGKEFGLQPIGLAARDTLRLEVGFCLYGNDIDDEHSPIEAGLGWITKFVDGNDFIDREFFEQQKNDKPKRRLKGFEMIDRGIPRHGYKIEDAEGNEIGEVTSGTSAPAVGKSVGMGYVKEGFYKVDTEIYIRVRNKALKAKIVKIPFYKN from the coding sequence ATGAAAAGAACTGCATTCACTAGTTTTCATGAAGAATTAGGCGCTAAGATGGCTGAATTTGCTGGTTATAATATGCCTATTGAATACACTGGTATTAAAGATGAGCACATGTGTGTTCGTGAGAAATTAGGTGTATTTGATGTTTCTCACATGGGTGAGTTTTGGGTAAAAGGACCTAAGGCTTTTAGCTTTGTTCAAAGATTGACCACTAATGATGTGGCTGCTTTAACAGATGGAAAAATCCAGTATTCATGTTTTCCTAATGGAAAAGGTGGTATTGTAGATGATTTGTTGGTTTACTGTATCGATTCAGAGACTTATTTATTGGTTGTAAATGCGGCTAATATCGAGAAAGATTGGGCATGGTGTTGTAAAAATGCTGAAGAAATGGGCTTAGAAGTTGGTAAAGAACTTTATAACGCTTCTGACGAAATTTGTCAGTTGGCTGTTCAAGGTCCTCTAGCTCTTAAAGCAATGCAAAAGCTTATTGATGTTCCTGTTGAAGATATGGAATATTACACTTTCAAGAAAGTGAACATGGCTGGAATTGAAAACGTAATTTTCTCAACAACTGGATATACCGGTTCTGGCGGATGCGAAATTTATGTGGCAAACGAAGATGGTGAGAAATTATGGAATGCAGTAATGGAAGCAGGTAAGGAGTTTGGTCTTCAGCCAATTGGTTTAGCTGCTCGTGACACGCTTCGTCTTGAAGTTGGATTCTGTCTTTATGGTAACGATATTGATGATGAGCATTCACCAATTGAAGCTGGTTTAGGATGGATTACAAAGTTTGTTGATGGGAATGACTTTATTGATAGAGAATTCTTTGAGCAACAAAAAAATGATAAGCCTAAGCGTCGCTTGAAAGGTTTCGAAATGATCGACCGTGGTATTCCTCGTCATGGTTATAAAATTGAGGATGCTGAAGGGAATGAAATTGGTGAAGTAACTTCAGGAACGAGTGCTCCGGCTGTTGGAAAATCAGTGGGTATGGGATATGTGAAAGAAGGTTTCTACAAAGTGGATACTGAGATTTACATTCGTGTCAGAAATAAAGCACTTAAAGCAAAAATTGTGAAAATTCCTTTTTACAAAAACTAA
- the serC gene encoding 3-phosphoserine/phosphohydroxythreonine transaminase: MKVHNFSAGPSILPDSTVENTAAAIKNFAGTSLSLMEVSHRSKEFVAVMDEAIALFKELLDIPAGYSVMFLGGGASTQFCMIPYNLMAKKSAYLNTGAWANKAQKEAKLFGEVVEVASSKETVYNYIPKGYEIPADADYFHITTNNTIYGTEIKHDMDVNVPLVADMSSDIFSRPVDVSKYALIYGGAQKNLAPAGVTFVIVKDELLGKVDRTIPTMLDYRTHIKGESMFNTPPVVPVYAALQTLKWIKEQGGVSAMQKMNEEKAAVLYNEIDRNPMFKGTVINEEDRSLMNICFVMNDEYKELEKEFFDFATSKGMSGIKGHRSVGGFRASTYNALPKASVQALADCMKEFETMHVK, encoded by the coding sequence ATGAAAGTACATAATTTTTCTGCAGGACCCTCAATCCTTCCAGACTCAACAGTAGAAAATACTGCTGCAGCTATTAAGAATTTTGCCGGAACAAGTCTTTCTCTTATGGAAGTATCTCACCGTAGCAAAGAATTTGTTGCCGTAATGGATGAAGCGATCGCTTTATTCAAGGAATTATTGGATATTCCAGCAGGATATTCAGTAATGTTCCTAGGTGGTGGAGCTTCTACTCAGTTCTGTATGATTCCTTACAACCTGATGGCTAAGAAATCAGCTTACTTAAACACGGGTGCTTGGGCAAACAAAGCTCAAAAAGAAGCGAAGTTATTTGGTGAAGTTGTTGAAGTTGCTTCTTCTAAAGAAACAGTTTACAACTACATTCCAAAAGGATACGAAATTCCTGCTGATGCAGATTATTTCCATATCACAACAAACAATACCATTTATGGTACAGAGATCAAGCACGACATGGACGTGAATGTGCCTCTTGTTGCTGATATGTCTTCTGATATTTTCTCTCGCCCTGTTGATGTATCTAAGTATGCATTGATTTATGGTGGAGCGCAAAAGAACCTAGCGCCTGCTGGTGTTACTTTTGTAATCGTTAAAGACGAGTTACTAGGTAAGGTTGATCGCACGATTCCTACAATGTTGGATTACCGTACACACATTAAGGGAGAGTCTATGTTTAATACGCCTCCAGTAGTTCCTGTATATGCTGCTCTTCAAACTTTGAAGTGGATCAAGGAGCAAGGTGGTGTTTCTGCTATGCAGAAGATGAACGAAGAAAAGGCTGCGGTTCTTTATAATGAGATTGACCGTAACCCAATGTTTAAAGGTACTGTTATCAACGAAGAAGATCGTTCATTAATGAATATTTGTTTCGTAATGAATGACGAGTATAAGGAATTGGAAAAAGAATTTTTCGATTTCGCGACTTCAAAAGGTATGTCTGGAATTAAAGGTCACCGTTCAGTTGGTGGTTTCCGTGCTTCTACTTACAATGCTTTACCAAAAGCAAGTGTACAGGCATTAGCAGACTGCATGAAAGAATTCGAAACAATGCATGTAAAGTAA
- a CDS encoding 3-phosphoglycerate dehydrogenase, translating to MTKVLIATDKPFAPAAVNAIREVVEGAGYELVLLESYTDKAELIAAVADVDGMIIRSDKATREVIEAAKNLKVIVRAGAGYDNIDLEACTEKGIVAMNTPGQNSNAVAELALGMMVFLARKGYNGKAGVELRGKNIGIHAYGNVGKHVANIAKGFGMTVYAFDPFVAKEAIEADGVKAVDTVEELYSTCHYVSLHIPANDKTKKSINYDLLNKMPEGGILVNTARKEVIDEEGMLKLMEDRKDFAYISDIAPDCKDEFAAKYEGRFFFTPKKMGAQTAEANINAGIAGANQIVNYIEKGDETFRVNK from the coding sequence ATGACTAAAGTTTTAATTGCAACCGATAAACCTTTTGCTCCTGCTGCTGTAAACGCAATTCGCGAAGTAGTTGAAGGTGCAGGATATGAACTAGTTTTGCTAGAGTCATACACAGATAAGGCTGAATTAATAGCAGCTGTTGCTGATGTTGATGGAATGATCATTCGTTCCGATAAAGCCACCCGCGAGGTGATTGAAGCAGCAAAAAACCTAAAAGTAATTGTTCGTGCAGGTGCAGGATACGATAATATCGATCTTGAAGCTTGTACTGAGAAAGGTATTGTGGCCATGAATACACCTGGCCAGAACTCAAATGCTGTAGCTGAGCTAGCATTAGGAATGATGGTTTTCCTTGCTCGTAAAGGTTACAATGGGAAAGCTGGTGTTGAGTTAAGAGGTAAAAATATCGGTATTCATGCTTATGGTAATGTAGGTAAACATGTTGCTAATATTGCTAAAGGTTTCGGAATGACCGTTTATGCATTCGATCCTTTTGTTGCAAAAGAAGCTATCGAAGCTGATGGAGTTAAGGCAGTAGATACAGTAGAAGAGCTATATAGCACTTGTCACTATGTATCATTGCATATTCCTGCCAACGACAAAACCAAAAAATCAATTAACTACGATTTGTTGAACAAGATGCCTGAGGGTGGTATCCTTGTAAATACAGCTCGTAAGGAAGTAATTGATGAAGAAGGTATGTTGAAACTTATGGAAGATCGTAAGGATTTTGCTTACATCTCTGACATCGCACCTGACTGCAAAGACGAATTTGCTGCTAAATATGAAGGTCGCTTTTTCTTTACTCCTAAGAAAATGGGAGCACAAACTGCTGAAGCGAATATCAACGCTGGTATCGCTGGTGCCAATCAGATTGTGAATTATATTGAAAAAGGAGACGAAACATTTAGAGTAAATAAATAG
- a CDS encoding DUF1015 domain-containing protein, translated as MAIVKPFRGLRPTKDIAKDLACLPYDVMNSEEAAQMAEGKECSLLHITRAEIDCPAGTDVHSEEVYEKSVSNLKLWQEKGWLKQDSEAKFYIYAQTMDGRTQYGIVANAACEDYKNGVIKKHELTRPDKEEDRMILTRYTEANLEPVFFSYKAVPEIDAIVANIVENEEAEYDFVAEDGFGHHFWPVNDPATNKELEELFATKVPSTYVADGHHRTAAAARIGDEFAAKNPNHTGDEEYNYFMAVHFPDNQLAIIDYNRVAKDLNGMTEVEFLAKLEETFEVECMGEETYKPAKLHEFSMYLDGKWYKLNAKEGTYDDKDPIGVLDVTILSNHVLDNLLDVKDLRTTTRVEFVGGIRGLGELKRRVDSGDMKVAFALYAVSMQQLIDIADTGNIMPPKTTWFEPKLRSGLLIHKLD; from the coding sequence ATGGCTATTGTAAAACCATTTAGAGGCTTACGCCCAACAAAAGATATCGCTAAAGATTTAGCTTGCTTGCCATATGATGTAATGAACTCGGAAGAGGCTGCTCAAATGGCTGAAGGTAAAGAATGCTCTTTACTTCATATCACTCGTGCTGAGATCGACTGTCCTGCTGGAACTGACGTTCACTCTGAAGAAGTTTATGAGAAATCAGTGTCTAACCTTAAGCTATGGCAAGAAAAAGGTTGGTTAAAGCAGGATTCAGAAGCTAAATTCTATATCTATGCTCAAACTATGGACGGACGTACTCAGTACGGTATCGTTGCAAATGCTGCTTGTGAAGACTATAAGAATGGTGTCATCAAGAAGCACGAACTAACTCGTCCGGACAAAGAGGAAGATCGTATGATTTTGACTCGTTATACTGAGGCTAACCTTGAGCCAGTATTCTTTTCATACAAAGCTGTTCCAGAGATTGACGCTATCGTAGCTAATATCGTAGAGAACGAAGAAGCTGAGTACGATTTTGTTGCAGAAGACGGATTCGGTCACCACTTTTGGCCAGTAAACGATCCTGCTACTAATAAAGAGTTGGAAGAGTTGTTCGCAACTAAAGTTCCTTCTACTTACGTAGCTGATGGTCACCACAGAACGGCTGCTGCCGCTCGTATTGGTGATGAGTTTGCTGCTAAAAATCCAAATCACACAGGTGATGAGGAGTACAACTACTTCATGGCTGTTCACTTCCCAGATAATCAGTTGGCAATTATCGATTACAATCGAGTAGCTAAAGATTTGAACGGAATGACTGAAGTTGAATTTCTTGCTAAATTGGAAGAAACTTTCGAAGTTGAGTGCATGGGTGAGGAAACTTACAAGCCAGCTAAATTGCACGAATTTTCTATGTATTTAGATGGTAAGTGGTACAAGCTGAACGCTAAAGAAGGTACTTATGATGATAAGGATCCTATTGGTGTATTGGACGTAACAATTCTTTCAAATCACGTATTGGATAACCTATTGGACGTTAAAGATCTTCGTACGACAACCCGCGTTGAGTTCGTAGGTGGTATCCGTGGATTAGGTGAGTTGAAGAGACGCGTTGATAGCGGTGACATGAAAGTGGCTTTCGCTTTATACGCAGTTTCTATGCAACAATTAATTGATATTGCTGATACAGGCAACATCATGCCTCCTAAAACAACATGGTTTGAGCCTAAACTACGTTCTGGATTATTGATTCATAAATTGGACTAA
- a CDS encoding DUF438 domain-containing protein: MSEFINNNQARIDSLYDFCYRLIEGEKGADLIKKYQGAIDDLRANDIVVVVHRLVESDLPMPILKKGITKALNVFHKSILAQDRVLLPENHFLSYLQKENRELERRLQALKVLVKDFNKIGADTPKIANHLRIGIEDLMQMEKHYIRKENILFPYFEKEYPQYKCLSVMWSIHDDIRRNQKALLMALLEVNLDKKQINKLLGDLFFDMYAIIFREEYLLFPVAFNAVNQDAWDDMLEQSEALGYAYIDAPKRDKLQKTNVNQSYESDFLSDNKLENTLLNFDTGLMTLKQAILLLNNLPVDITMIDEKDKVCFFSNPKERFFPRSKAIIGRTVQNCHPPESVHVVNELVEAFRNGSKDREPFWIEMKGRFILIQYFALRDEDGTYKGCIEVSQDLTDIRQLKGEKRLM, from the coding sequence ATGTCAGAATTTATAAATAACAATCAAGCTCGAATCGATTCCCTTTATGACTTTTGTTATCGACTCATTGAAGGTGAGAAAGGGGCCGATCTGATAAAGAAGTATCAAGGAGCGATTGATGATTTAAGAGCAAACGATATAGTCGTTGTAGTTCACCGACTAGTTGAGTCAGATTTACCGATGCCAATTTTAAAAAAGGGAATCACTAAGGCTTTGAATGTTTTTCATAAATCGATTTTGGCTCAAGATCGTGTGTTACTTCCCGAAAACCATTTTCTTAGCTATTTGCAAAAAGAGAATCGGGAACTTGAGAGGCGTTTACAGGCCCTGAAGGTTTTAGTTAAAGATTTTAATAAAATTGGAGCGGATACTCCAAAGATTGCTAATCATTTGAGAATTGGAATTGAAGATCTGATGCAAATGGAGAAGCATTATATCCGCAAAGAGAATATTTTGTTCCCTTATTTCGAAAAAGAATACCCTCAATACAAATGTCTGAGTGTGATGTGGTCGATACACGACGATATCCGAAGAAATCAGAAGGCTTTATTGATGGCTCTTTTGGAGGTGAATTTGGATAAAAAGCAGATTAATAAATTGTTGGGAGATCTGTTTTTCGATATGTATGCTATTATATTTAGAGAAGAGTATTTGTTGTTCCCTGTTGCTTTTAATGCTGTGAATCAGGATGCTTGGGACGATATGTTAGAGCAAAGTGAAGCGTTGGGATATGCTTATATCGATGCTCCCAAACGCGATAAATTACAGAAAACGAATGTAAATCAGTCTTATGAATCTGATTTTTTAAGTGACAATAAGCTTGAAAACACCCTACTTAATTTCGATACGGGTTTGATGACTTTAAAGCAGGCGATTTTACTTCTGAATAACCTTCCTGTTGATATTACAATGATCGATGAGAAGGATAAGGTTTGTTTTTTCTCCAATCCTAAAGAACGTTTTTTCCCTAGGTCGAAAGCTATTATTGGGCGTACCGTTCAGAATTGCCATCCACCCGAAAGTGTACATGTGGTGAATGAATTGGTTGAAGCCTTTAGGAATGGGAGTAAGGATCGTGAACCCTTTTGGATTGAAATGAAAGGTCGTTTTATACTGATTCAATATTTTGCCCTTCGTGATGAGGATGGGACTTATAAGGGTTGTATTGAGGTGAGTCAGGATTTAACAGATATCCGGCAGCTTAAAGGAGAAAAACGATTGATGTAA
- a CDS encoding MGH1-like glycoside hydrolase domain-containing protein: MTSKNITLLLLALLFWSACQPKTDKIGDLQEEMVNILNIQGIPQAQYELAPFGFSDLGAWHGYALPHIDSTSYYGGFSGPLTMKMWGQWLSKNLCQLELTDAENMTAIDLSKAQATQNYKPGKLEQNLDLENLNLKLSLIFVSERTALVQTLITNKSEKTQSLFVGWKGELFPKGITLSETENGLKIDFDRGDEFFLLHNDSDKSIQISPDKHSYQMFIKDKLDIASGEALKISLLHSYYFNQEEAVKETNMYANWLNQTDKLFADNKSRWNGYLKKALNSENPLLEKNENRKLAVKCVQTLLTNWRSAAGDLNHAGVFPSAAYQGFYGFWSWDSWKQAVALVRFNPELAKSNLRSMFQYQDEMGMVADCVYFDSKENNWRDTKAPLASWAVLEIYKATSDLEFVKEIYPKLVKYHNWWYQYRDNDKNGLCEYGSTDGSLIAAKWESGMDNAVRFDDSKMLKNNENGWSMNQESVDLNAYLQAEKEDLAELAKLIGRADQAKTYKQEATELKQRIAADFWDEATGFFYDREIVTGKLLTVQQGPEGWIPLYTGIATKEQAKRVVTVLMDSTKFATKVPFPTLVADHKKFNPLKGYWRGPVWLDQAYFGIKGLERYGYQKEADQLSQKLLHNTEGLLDDAPIRENYHPISGKGLNANHFSWSAAHYLMLLSDKHN, from the coding sequence ATGACATCTAAAAATATCACCTTACTTCTCTTAGCCCTCCTGTTTTGGAGTGCTTGTCAGCCAAAAACTGATAAAATTGGAGATCTTCAGGAAGAAATGGTCAATATCCTGAACATACAAGGTATCCCACAGGCACAATACGAACTTGCACCCTTCGGATTTTCCGATTTAGGTGCCTGGCATGGCTATGCACTGCCCCATATTGATAGTACCTCGTATTACGGCGGATTCTCAGGCCCACTAACCATGAAAATGTGGGGACAGTGGTTGAGTAAAAACCTATGCCAACTGGAGCTGACTGATGCCGAAAACATGACTGCCATCGATTTGAGCAAAGCACAGGCAACACAGAACTACAAGCCTGGCAAACTGGAACAAAATCTGGATCTGGAAAACTTAAATTTAAAACTCAGCCTGATTTTTGTGAGTGAAAGAACAGCTCTTGTTCAAACCCTTATCACAAACAAAAGCGAGAAAACCCAAAGCCTATTTGTCGGCTGGAAAGGTGAGCTGTTTCCCAAAGGGATCACACTTAGTGAAACAGAGAATGGTTTAAAAATTGATTTTGATAGAGGTGATGAGTTTTTCCTATTGCATAACGACTCCGATAAGTCGATTCAGATCTCACCTGATAAACATTCTTACCAAATGTTTATAAAAGACAAGCTAGATATTGCGTCGGGAGAAGCGCTTAAGATCAGCCTGCTTCACTCCTATTACTTTAATCAGGAAGAAGCAGTCAAGGAAACAAATATGTACGCTAATTGGCTAAATCAGACTGACAAATTGTTTGCTGACAATAAAAGCAGATGGAATGGCTATTTGAAAAAAGCTTTGAACAGTGAAAACCCATTACTGGAAAAGAATGAAAATCGTAAACTGGCAGTAAAATGTGTGCAAACCCTACTGACCAACTGGCGATCAGCAGCAGGTGACTTAAACCATGCAGGCGTCTTTCCATCAGCGGCTTATCAGGGATTCTACGGTTTTTGGTCCTGGGATTCGTGGAAACAAGCAGTTGCCCTGGTTCGTTTCAATCCCGAACTGGCAAAGAGCAACCTCCGCTCTATGTTCCAGTATCAGGACGAAATGGGCATGGTTGCCGATTGTGTGTATTTCGATTCCAAAGAGAACAACTGGCGCGATACCAAAGCGCCATTGGCTAGCTGGGCAGTCTTGGAAATCTACAAGGCTACATCCGACCTTGAGTTTGTAAAGGAGATATATCCTAAATTAGTTAAGTACCACAATTGGTGGTACCAATATCGTGATAACGACAAAAACGGCTTGTGCGAATATGGCTCAACCGACGGTTCCCTCATCGCTGCTAAATGGGAATCTGGAATGGACAATGCGGTTCGCTTCGATGATTCGAAAATGCTAAAAAATAATGAGAATGGCTGGTCGATGAATCAGGAATCCGTAGATCTGAATGCCTACCTACAGGCCGAAAAAGAAGATTTGGCAGAATTAGCAAAATTAATTGGACGTGCTGATCAAGCCAAAACCTACAAGCAGGAAGCAACAGAACTCAAGCAACGCATTGCAGCTGATTTTTGGGACGAAGCAACAGGCTTTTTCTATGACAGGGAGATTGTAACAGGAAAACTATTGACTGTACAACAAGGACCAGAAGGCTGGATTCCTCTTTACACTGGCATTGCAACGAAAGAACAGGCCAAAAGAGTAGTTACAGTACTGATGGATTCCACAAAGTTTGCAACCAAGGTTCCCTTCCCCACACTGGTTGCCGATCATAAAAAATTCAATCCTCTGAAAGGTTATTGGAGAGGTCCGGTATGGTTAGATCAAGCCTACTTTGGCATTAAGGGACTTGAGCGTTACGGCTACCAAAAGGAAGCCGATCAATTAAGTCAGAAGCTTTTGCACAATACCGAAGGTCTGCTTGACGATGCGCCTATCAGAGAGAACTATCATCCCATCAGTGGAAAAGGTTTAAATGCGAATCATTTCTCGTGGTCAGCAGCACACTACCTAATGCTGCTTAGCGACAAACACAATTAA
- a CDS encoding glycoside hydrolase family 2 TIM barrel-domain containing protein, which yields MKTTLTLLLILFYQGIFAQENATVNDWENPQVIGINKEKPRASYFAYRNLNNALKNSKENSEYYINLNGTWKFNWVRKPADRPVDFYKTNYDISDWKDIKVPGHWELQGYGVPIYTDVSYPFPNNEPNIPHDYNPVGSYKRNFNIPENWKGEEIYIHFGGVRSAMYLWVNGKKVGYSQGSKTPAEFNLTKYVKTGLNQLAVEIYRFSDGSYLEDQDYWKVSGFERDVYLYARPKTHIRDFFVHANLDKNYTNGLFKLEVELNKTDSKTETKTVNVQVLDGGKTVINQNIKISLKQGDNQVNFAGEIPNVRKWSAETPELYDMQISLKGTNKKDIEVIRRKIGFRTSEVKNGLLQINGVPIVIRGVNRHEHDADHGRVITEESMIRDIELMKQFNINAVRNSHYPNRERWYELCDEYGIYLIDEANIEAHGAEPYNKEKTLANKPNWKKAFLDRTQSMFERDKNHASIIIWSLGNETGRGQNFHATYDWLKKHDSSRPVQSEDSGLESNTDIFCPMYDRMWEMMKYIEKVQTRPLIQCEYAHAMGNSVGNLKDYWDLIYKHRQLQGGFIWDWVDQTFRKVTEKGDTIFAYGGDMGVYKIQNDSNFCANGLVSSDRKIHPHIWEVKKVYQPIAFEKIDHSAHQFKIINRHDFIPLSGFDFTWTLKEDATEIAKGTIDGIDFKAHQEQIITVPYTDIEPKAGKEYFLELNANTKYEQPLVPKGHLVAWEQFQLPISKAIVAQPIKTLKKVKLKDDKNELTIISKNVQIRFSKKTGNLNSYQINGKELMAQDLKPFFWRAVTDNDLGNGMPAKCQVWKEAGAKAQVISFQSKQRSNQVIEVTVSLDLPIVSSKYETRYLVYGNGDIKVQNSYHPEANTIPMLPRLGMQMQLAKTFDQFEWFGRGPQENMSDRKTGYPVGHYKSSVAEQYHPYVRPQETGNKTDLRWMALTNQQSLGLMVIAESELSGSALPFDYKELYHSGKGNPQKHGAEIKTGEVISWQIDYKQMGVGGDNSWGAPVHSEYSIPAQDYSYEFIIRPINGEKDLNELSKLRFK from the coding sequence ATGAAAACAACTTTAACGCTATTGCTGATTCTCTTCTACCAGGGCATTTTTGCTCAAGAGAATGCAACTGTCAACGATTGGGAAAATCCACAAGTCATTGGCATTAATAAAGAAAAACCGAGAGCATCCTATTTTGCCTACCGCAACTTGAACAATGCTCTTAAAAATTCAAAAGAGAATTCAGAATATTACATCAATCTGAACGGCACATGGAAATTCAACTGGGTTCGCAAACCGGCTGATCGTCCTGTGGATTTTTACAAGACAAACTATGATATTTCTGACTGGAAGGACATTAAAGTTCCCGGTCATTGGGAATTGCAAGGCTACGGAGTGCCCATCTATACCGATGTCTCCTACCCTTTCCCAAACAACGAACCTAATATTCCACACGATTACAATCCGGTCGGATCTTACAAAAGGAACTTTAACATCCCAGAAAATTGGAAGGGTGAGGAAATCTACATCCATTTTGGCGGTGTGCGTTCAGCCATGTATTTATGGGTAAATGGCAAAAAAGTGGGCTACAGTCAGGGCAGTAAAACCCCTGCTGAGTTTAACCTGACGAAATATGTAAAAACAGGTCTCAACCAACTTGCCGTAGAAATTTATCGCTTTAGCGATGGTTCCTATCTCGAAGATCAGGACTATTGGAAAGTGAGTGGCTTCGAAAGGGATGTCTATTTGTATGCCCGTCCCAAAACACATATTCGTGACTTCTTTGTTCATGCCAACTTGGATAAAAACTACACAAATGGACTGTTTAAACTTGAAGTTGAGCTGAATAAGACCGATTCAAAAACTGAAACAAAAACTGTAAATGTTCAAGTTTTAGATGGGGGTAAAACCGTCATCAATCAGAACATTAAAATCAGCTTAAAACAAGGTGATAATCAAGTGAATTTTGCAGGAGAAATTCCCAATGTTCGCAAATGGTCGGCAGAGACACCTGAACTTTACGACATGCAGATCAGCCTAAAAGGCACGAATAAAAAAGACATTGAAGTCATCCGCCGCAAGATTGGTTTTCGCACAAGCGAAGTCAAAAACGGACTGCTTCAAATCAACGGGGTACCTATCGTAATCAGAGGGGTCAACCGTCATGAGCACGATGCCGACCATGGTCGCGTGATTACCGAAGAATCGATGATCAGAGATATAGAATTGATGAAGCAATTCAATATCAATGCCGTAAGAAATTCACATTATCCCAATCGCGAACGCTGGTATGAGCTCTGTGATGAATATGGCATCTATTTGATTGACGAAGCCAATATTGAGGCTCACGGTGCTGAACCCTACAATAAAGAAAAAACACTAGCCAATAAACCCAACTGGAAAAAAGCATTTCTGGACAGAACCCAGTCGATGTTTGAAAGGGACAAAAACCACGCGTCAATTATCATCTGGTCACTTGGCAACGAAACTGGTCGAGGTCAAAATTTTCATGCGACTTATGATTGGCTCAAGAAGCACGACAGCTCTCGTCCGGTTCAATCAGAAGATTCCGGTCTGGAATCAAACACCGACATCTTTTGTCCCATGTACGATCGCATGTGGGAAATGATGAAATATATTGAAAAAGTACAGACGCGCCCACTGATACAGTGTGAGTATGCCCATGCCATGGGAAATAGCGTGGGTAACCTGAAAGACTACTGGGATTTGATTTACAAACATAGACAACTACAGGGTGGTTTTATTTGGGATTGGGTCGATCAGACTTTCAGAAAAGTAACAGAAAAAGGCGATACCATTTTTGCCTATGGTGGCGATATGGGAGTCTATAAGATACAGAACGATTCGAACTTCTGCGCCAACGGTTTGGTAAGCAGTGACAGGAAAATCCACCCACACATTTGGGAGGTAAAAAAAGTGTACCAGCCGATTGCATTTGAAAAAATAGATCATTCAGCTCATCAATTTAAAATTATCAACCGACACGATTTCATTCCCTTATCCGGCTTTGATTTTACTTGGACACTCAAAGAAGATGCAACCGAAATTGCGAAAGGAACAATCGATGGTATTGATTTTAAAGCCCATCAGGAACAAATCATAACAGTCCCTTATACGGATATTGAACCCAAGGCAGGCAAGGAATATTTTTTAGAGCTAAATGCAAATACCAAATACGAACAGCCCCTTGTGCCAAAGGGACATTTAGTAGCCTGGGAACAGTTCCAATTGCCCATATCAAAGGCGATTGTAGCACAACCAATAAAAACACTTAAAAAAGTAAAACTGAAAGACGATAAAAATGAATTAACTATAATAAGCAAAAACGTACAAATTCGCTTTTCGAAAAAAACAGGAAACTTAAATTCATACCAGATTAATGGAAAAGAATTAATGGCGCAGGACTTAAAACCCTTCTTTTGGCGAGCGGTAACAGATAATGATCTGGGTAATGGGATGCCTGCTAAATGCCAGGTTTGGAAAGAAGCTGGAGCCAAAGCTCAAGTCATATCATTCCAAAGCAAACAACGAAGCAATCAAGTAATAGAAGTAACTGTTTCCCTTGATCTGCCTATAGTTTCAAGCAAATATGAAACCCGCTATCTGGTTTATGGCAATGGAGATATCAAGGTTCAAAACAGCTATCATCCTGAGGCTAATACCATTCCGATGTTACCACGTTTAGGGATGCAAATGCAGTTAGCTAAAACCTTTGATCAGTTTGAATGGTTTGGTCGAGGCCCACAGGAAAATATGAGCGATAGGAAAACTGGCTACCCAGTAGGACACTACAAAAGCAGCGTAGCCGAGCAATATCACCCTTATGTGCGTCCGCAAGAAACCGGTAACAAAACCGATCTGAGATGGATGGCTCTTACCAATCAACAATCTTTAGGTTTAATGGTGATCGCAGAATCAGAACTGTCCGGCTCAGCATTACCTTTTGACTATAAAGAGCTCTACCATTCCGGCAAGGGAAATCCTCAGAAACATGGAGCTGAAATTAAGACAGGTGAAGTCATCAGCTGGCAAATCGACTACAAACAGATGGGCGTAGGTGGTGATAACTCATGGGGAGCACCCGTGCATTCAGAATATTCAATTCCTGCACAAGATTACAGCTACGAATTCATCATTCGTCCGATTAATGGAGAGAAAGATTTGAACGAATTAAGTAAATTGCGTTTTAAATAA